The sequence CCGAAGGATGCGACGAGTTTCCCGGTGGGCTCGCAGACGAAGGCGACGCGGTCGCGGTATTTTTCCGGGAAGCGTTCCGAGGTGTAGAACGAGTGGCCTGCGGCGGCGCTGAAGCCGTCGTGGACATCCACCTGGCGGATGTCCATGGAGCTTGGGAAGAATTTGGGGTTGTTGTCTGCGGCGGGGGTGCGGGGTTGTTGCAAGCCGGCGGCGGTGTAATGGGCCTGCGGGAAGGTGAGATACCAAGAGGGGTTCCCGTTCGCGGTGGAGCCGGTGATATCGAAGTCGTTGGTGAAACCGAGACCCCATGTGTTGTTGGTGGTGGCCTGGAGGTATTCGAGGGCGCTGCCGTCCGGCCTGAAGCGGAAGGTTCCGGAGGAGAATTTGTGGGCGGTGCCGCCGACCGTGCCATCGAACCCGGAGTATCCGACGGTGGCGTAGATCCAGTTGTCAAACCCGTAGCGGAGGTTTGAGGGGCCGGCGTGGGTGTCGCCCATGCCGAAGCCTTCGAAGAGGACTTCGCGGACGTCGGCTTTGTCATCGCCGTCGGCGTCCTTCAGGAAGAGCATCTGGCTGCCGTTGGTGGTGATGAGGCCGCCGTTTGCGAAGACGATGGATGTGGGGATGGAGAGTTTGTCCGCGAAGACGGTGAATTTGTCGGCCTTGCCATCGCCGTTGGTGTCTTCGCAGATTTTGATGCGGTCGTTTCCGAGGTTTCCGGCATGGAGGTTGTTGGGGTAATCGACGGTTTCGACGACGAACGCGCGGCCTCTGTGATCCCATGCGATGTGGATGGGGTTCACGATTTCGGGATCCGAGGCGAAGAGCGAGAGTTCGAAGCCGACGGGGACTTGGGCGAATTTGAGGGATTCCGCGGCGGGCAGGGGTGATTGGCCGCGGGTGATGGTCCGGCGTTGTTTGTAGCCGGGGAGAACCATGTCTTCCATTTGTAGTTCGGGAAGCTTGAGGTTTGTGAGTTGGGCGCGGACTTCCCCGCCGACGCTCCAGAGGATGGCGCGGCGCAGCAATTCGTGGAAACCTGCCTGATCCCAGCAGCGCATGTCATGGCCGTAAGCGGTGTAGAACACGCGGCCTTTGCCTTGCTCGCGGACCCATGTCCATGGTTCCTCCTCGCGGAGCTGGAGGATGGTGCGGTCATCGCCGTGGCGGTCGTGGACGTAGGTTTCATCCCACGTCTCGAAGCCTTCATAGCCGCGCATGATGGGATGTTCCGGAGCGACGATTTTGGTGCGGAAAACCTCCGCGCCGTGGGATTGGAAGCGGGCGCCGACGAGTTTGATGAAATTGTCCGAGGCTCCGAAGCAAGCGGATGCGCAGTGGATGGGTAGGAATGCGCCGCCGTCTTCGACGTAGCTGATGAGCGCTTTTTCGCGATCCGGGTGGAGGGTTCCGCCCTGGTCCCAGTTGGCATACATGAGAACGGCGTCGTATTGGTCGAGGACGCTGCGGTTGATGTCTGCTAGGTCTTCGGTGTATGAGAAGTTGATGCCGTCTGCGCCGAGTTCTTTTTTGATGAGGCGGTAGCGTTCGATGGGGTCATGGGCGGGGCTGTTTTCGAGCGGGGCACCGAGGAAAAGGACTTCGATACGGCGTGCTGCCGGTTCCGGTCTTTTGCCGGATTGTGAGAACCCGACGGCGGCGGTGAGTGCGGCCAGCGGTAGGAGTAGGAGTAGGTTTTTCCTCATGGCGGAACGGTGTGCGGGGATTTGTGTTTGAGAGGATCGTGCGGACGATTTCAGCTGCTGGGAGTTTGCTTTCTGTGGGAGGCTGAAGAAAAGGGTCACGCGGGAAGGGGCACCCTGGCGCGGATGGTGGTTCCCTGGCCGGGAGCGCTTTCCACTTTCACCGTGCCGCCGAGGCGTTTCATGCGCTCGCGCATGCCTTGCAGGCCGAGGTGGCCCTCGGAAAGTCCCGGCGCGTTGACGGGATCGAAGCCGATGCCGTCATCATGCACGCGCAGTTCCACGGAGCCTTCGCCGAACTCCAGAGTGATACGGATGTTTTCCGGTTTCGCGTGTTTGATGGCGTTGGTCATGGATTCCTGGGCGAGGAGCAACAGATGCCCGGCGATGAAATCCGGAAGGTCGCGTTCCTCGCCGATCACCGAGACGTGGGTGCGCGCCGGATTGCGGGTGGAAAGGCCGGCCGCGACATCGCGCAGAACCTCCGCAAGGTTTCGCCCGTTGAGAGCCTGGGCGCGCAGGTTCCACACCGAGCGGCGCACCTCCTCGCGGCTCTGCGCGAGCAGTTGCTTCGCCAGGTCCAGATGCTGCAGGCTGCGCTGGGGCTGGCCGGCATGGAGCGCTTCGGAAACCTGCAACTGGTAGGAAACGCCGGTCAAGGCCTGCTCGACGGTGTCATGGAGATCCACCGCCATCCGTTCGCGTTCGCGCGAGGTGGCGTTGAACTCGACTTCCGCGTCGCGCCGCGCCCGCGTCTCGCTGACCAACGCCGCCGTGCGCTTCACGACCTCCCGCCGCAGCGACCTTGCCCATGCAAGGGAAGCCAAGAGGACAGCGAGGATCACACCCAGGGAAAGGCGCAGGCGTGTCGGCGTCCACCAGGATGCCGCGCGCAGCACCCGGATATCGGAACTGTGCCGGAGCAGCAGGGACATTCCCGTCGGATCGGCGTATCGCGTAGCCGGCCACACATCGGAATATTGGACTACGCAGATGCCCGTGGCGGAAATGGAGCTGCCGGGACGCAGCGAGGCGATGAACCCCGTCTGATCCCGCCAGCCCAGGATCGCCTGCGTGATCTGCCCTCCGCTTTCGATGTAAAGCTGGCACTGGCCGTCCTTGAGGATCTCCACCCGATCCAGCCGGCCTGTAAGTGTGATGAGGCGCCCGTCCCAGTCGTTTTGCGCACGCTCTGCGACCGACAGGCCGGTCCGCAGGATCCGTTCCGGTGTGCTGGCGACCGGCGGGGGCACGGGTGCCGTGC comes from Akkermansiaceae bacterium and encodes:
- a CDS encoding sensor histidine kinase, yielding MNRCHGKVDGGARMREGYGMEDCAGGSSHRRVFRTAIFAALFLMALSPAVRGEEPRPMTPGEIHSMPRDEAALARPVKVRGVVTYAYPEQIGDFVIEDESGGLYIQAAEPRGKSSRPVPGTLVEVTGMTGEGGYAPVVTAKAIKALGTAPLPVARPATVNQLLTGRFDSRRVEVRGVVQHAEARNQVEKFGLELDGEFGRVTVLALDPGAFTPADLIDAEVTVRAVCFPFFNERAQVAGVRLEMGSAEEIEINRPPFEKVFSTPLVALDRLQPFSPIGNNFHRKRIRGTVTLIKPGSYLYLQDGDHAVRVNLAGDSTVQVGDRIEAVGFPSVRTRFVEWHRSVIRKTGTAPVPPPVASTPERILRTGLSVAERAQNDWDGRLITLTGRLDRVEILKDGQCQLYIESGGQITQAILGWRDQTGFIASLRPGSSISATGICVVQYSDVWPATRYADPTGMSLLLRHSSDIRVLRAASWWTPTRLRLSLGVILAVLLASLAWARSLRREVVKRTAALVSETRARRDAEVEFNATSRERERMAVDLHDTVEQALTGVSYQLQVSEALHAGQPQRSLQHLDLAKQLLAQSREEVRRSVWNLRAQALNGRNLAEVLRDVAAGLSTRNPARTHVSVIGEERDLPDFIAGHLLLLAQESMTNAIKHAKPENIRITLEFGEGSVELRVHDDGIGFDPVNAPGLSEGHLGLQGMRERMKRLGGTVKVESAPGQGTTIRARVPLPA